One segment of Trichlorobacter ammonificans DNA contains the following:
- a CDS encoding ExeA family protein: protein MYKQYFGLREKPFGKTPDPRFLFLSAGHQEALARLEYAVEEREIALLTGDVGCGKTTLSRALMDRCGSGYRFVMIFNPRMGALEFLRAVAHGLEVDEPARSKEDLLRQITGRLYELYRREISPVLVIDEAQTIGELAVFDEIRLLTNYQMDEHNLLSVLIMGQPELRTILRYQPMEPLRQRISLHFHLNPLTPEETMEYLDFRVTAAGGTAGLFTPDAVQAIFELSGGVPRRINTLATNALLVAYGNDAAVIDASIIQEVRDEVTL, encoded by the coding sequence ATGTACAAACAGTATTTCGGGCTGCGGGAAAAACCGTTCGGCAAGACCCCTGATCCCCGGTTCCTGTTTCTGTCGGCCGGGCACCAGGAGGCGCTGGCCCGGCTCGAATACGCGGTGGAGGAGCGGGAGATTGCGCTGCTGACCGGCGACGTGGGCTGCGGCAAGACCACCCTGTCGCGGGCGCTGATGGATCGCTGCGGCAGCGGCTACCGCTTCGTGATGATCTTCAATCCGCGCATGGGAGCACTGGAGTTCCTGCGTGCCGTCGCCCACGGCCTGGAGGTGGATGAACCGGCCCGCAGCAAGGAGGATCTGCTGCGTCAGATCACCGGCAGGCTGTACGAACTGTACCGACGGGAGATCTCCCCGGTGCTGGTGATCGACGAGGCACAGACCATCGGTGAGCTGGCCGTGTTCGACGAAATCCGGCTGTTGACCAACTATCAGATGGATGAGCATAACCTGCTCAGCGTGCTGATCATGGGGCAGCCGGAATTGCGTACCATTCTGCGCTATCAGCCGATGGAACCGCTTCGCCAGCGAATATCGCTGCATTTTCACCTGAACCCCCTGACCCCGGAAGAAACCATGGAATACCTGGATTTCAGGGTCACGGCGGCAGGCGGTACGGCGGGACTCTTCACCCCGGACGCGGTGCAGGCTATTTTCGAACTGTCCGGCGGCGTTCCCCGCCGGATCAATACCCTTGCCACCAACGCCCTGCTGGTGGCCTACGGCAATGACGCCGCCGTCATCGATGCGTCGATCATTCAGGAAGTCCGTGATGAGGTGACACTCTGA
- a CDS encoding chemotaxis protein CheW, with amino-acid sequence MELAKIRNKALLAEQAAAESRSITAEALFPELPAETAATGVSLVPDASVPAAAAEHPEPALEPLRFNAPQRRFDPLAVILAGRVAASSLSVGTQADEPVVPTEEAIDERFEEFLCFTLGDEEYGVNIMEIKEIIKPRELTEVPRTPVFVDGVLSLRGVIVPVLAMRRRLEMTPARDRSQERIVIVRHGDGLTGLRVDRVTGVVRIAERCREAAPGVLEGTAREFVAGIGRSDGRMIIILDVASIIDFSFGEVQDHGSRSN; translated from the coding sequence ATGGAACTGGCCAAGATCAGGAACAAGGCCCTGCTGGCGGAACAGGCAGCGGCGGAGTCCCGCAGCATCACAGCGGAGGCCCTTTTCCCGGAGCTGCCGGCGGAGACCGCAGCGACGGGAGTATCCCTGGTGCCCGACGCCTCCGTGCCGGCTGCAGCGGCAGAGCACCCGGAACCGGCGCTGGAGCCCCTTCGTTTCAATGCACCGCAGCGGCGCTTTGACCCGCTGGCTGTGATTCTTGCGGGGCGCGTCGCTGCCAGCTCCCTCTCCGTCGGTACTCAGGCGGACGAACCGGTTGTCCCGACGGAGGAGGCGATTGACGAACGCTTCGAAGAGTTTCTGTGCTTTACCCTCGGCGACGAGGAGTACGGCGTCAACATCATGGAGATCAAGGAGATCATCAAGCCGCGGGAGCTGACCGAGGTTCCCCGTACGCCCGTTTTCGTGGACGGCGTGCTCTCCCTGCGGGGAGTGATCGTGCCGGTACTGGCCATGCGCCGGCGTCTTGAGATGACACCTGCCAGGGATCGCAGCCAGGAGCGTATCGTCATCGTCCGTCACGGCGACGGCCTTACCGGCCTGCGGGTGGACCGGGTGACCGGTGTGGTGCGGATAGCGGAGCGTTGTCGTGAGGCCGCACCGGGGGTGCTGGAGGGAACGGCCCGGGAGTTCGTGGCCGGCATCGGCAGAAGTGACGGGCGGATGATCATCATCCTTGATGTGGCCAGCATCATCGACTTCAGTTTCGGAGAGGTACAGGACCATGGCAGCCGCTCCAACTGA
- a CDS encoding chemotaxis protein CheW translates to MAAAPTELQLAGFRLGDTLFAVDIMRIREIVLPQRLAGMPLAVSALDGMINLRGAVIPVLNLRARFGMPPLPGGSGKLMIVSLFGRQVALAVDEVEDVIAVPVRDLTPPPDMVDGVGNEYLVAVCLHNGELYLVLNIDALFGYTDPGRSGSGAGEKEYHGSV, encoded by the coding sequence ATGGCAGCCGCTCCAACTGAACTGCAACTGGCGGGATTCCGCCTGGGAGATACCCTGTTTGCCGTTGATATCATGCGGATCAGGGAGATCGTGCTGCCCCAACGGCTTGCCGGCATGCCGCTTGCCGTTTCGGCCCTGGACGGCATGATCAACCTGCGCGGTGCCGTGATACCGGTGCTGAACCTGCGGGCCCGGTTCGGCATGCCGCCGCTGCCCGGCGGTAGCGGCAAGCTGATGATCGTTTCCCTGTTCGGTCGTCAGGTGGCGCTGGCTGTTGACGAGGTCGAGGATGTGATCGCCGTGCCGGTTCGTGACCTGACCCCCCCGCCCGACATGGTGGACGGCGTGGGGAATGAGTATCTGGTAGCAGTCTGCCTGCATAACGGAGAGCTGTACCTGGTGCTGAACATCGACGCCCTGTTCGGGTATACCGACCCGGGGCGGTCCGGCTCCGGTGCCGGGGAGAAGGAGTATCATGGGAGCGTCTGA
- a CDS encoding HEAT repeat domain-containing protein, with protein sequence MGASEGTMPLGDTIEEARRKTISALKGKPLADNFDRLLVALGDESWRVRKEAVEVLLTARLGQSEINQLIQLLRDEDNAGLRNSTAEVLAGLGCQVVPYLLAYREDPDHDLRKLVVDTLGVVGGDEAIAGLTASLHDPDMNVAAAAAEGLGAVGTAAVVPELLRTLELNAGDFLNFNILAALANIGVPGPLPPVIALLAGNAMLRRAVLDCLGQIGGDPAAAEIVLEALASPMPSVFRSAVIALERILRNLAPAAQQQVIERLKPLLDSGAFDACISGVRCDDNKLNKALLVLFERLADPRTAPALIVLLADERFATEAEQALRAIGAAAVTTALAVFPDVDERTRAAICGFVSSAPPDGRTAATITSGMKDASPLVRRAAAAAAARICDRTNLTMEIAELLEDRDSSVREAALHALAQCVSGSEQLIAPLAESLSRSDDPARRRDAATLFAALAAEERIGVLLKDEDPTVREAAVKAIGSFQLHDSCTYLSMALVDEDPDVRIAAAEALGVTVSNCASIRSLRLALRDQDSWVQASALRSLARLASEQILEDVKDLWQRGDEVAQLACLEVLGRIAAPEGLRMVAENLGMRSGEVLRGCIQLLARHDFTLLEPWFSHIISHRSWDIRLEAVRAAGNLPQPERTAILEAALEREEHELVKRELQSVLAYDSTPCT encoded by the coding sequence ATGGGAGCGTCTGAAGGTACCATGCCGCTGGGAGATACCATCGAGGAGGCGCGGCGGAAAACCATCAGCGCCCTCAAGGGAAAGCCGCTCGCGGACAATTTCGACCGGCTGCTGGTCGCCTTGGGGGACGAAAGCTGGCGGGTCCGCAAAGAGGCGGTGGAGGTGCTGCTCACCGCCCGTCTCGGCCAGAGCGAGATCAATCAACTGATTCAGCTGCTTCGCGACGAGGACAATGCGGGCCTGCGCAACTCAACCGCCGAGGTGCTGGCCGGACTGGGCTGCCAGGTGGTGCCGTACCTGCTGGCCTACCGGGAGGATCCGGACCACGACCTGCGCAAGCTGGTGGTGGACACCCTGGGGGTGGTGGGAGGGGACGAGGCGATAGCCGGCCTGACCGCCTCGCTGCACGATCCGGATATGAACGTGGCTGCTGCTGCCGCCGAGGGGCTGGGGGCGGTGGGGACTGCCGCGGTGGTACCGGAACTGCTGCGGACCCTTGAACTGAATGCCGGCGACTTTCTCAATTTCAACATTCTTGCCGCCTTGGCGAATATTGGTGTTCCGGGGCCGCTCCCGCCGGTAATTGCCTTGCTTGCCGGCAATGCCATGCTCAGGCGGGCGGTGCTGGATTGTCTCGGTCAGATCGGCGGTGATCCGGCCGCCGCGGAGATCGTTCTGGAGGCGCTTGCGTCCCCCATGCCCAGCGTGTTCCGCTCCGCCGTCATTGCGCTGGAGCGGATTCTGCGCAACCTGGCGCCGGCGGCGCAGCAGCAGGTGATAGAACGGTTGAAGCCGCTTCTGGACAGCGGCGCGTTCGATGCCTGCATCAGTGGCGTGCGCTGCGACGACAACAAGCTGAACAAGGCCCTGCTGGTGCTGTTCGAACGGTTGGCGGACCCGCGGACCGCTCCTGCCCTGATCGTACTGCTTGCCGACGAGCGGTTTGCCACCGAGGCCGAGCAGGCGCTGCGCGCCATCGGGGCCGCTGCCGTCACCACGGCGCTTGCTGTCTTCCCGGATGTCGATGAGCGGACCAGGGCCGCCATCTGCGGGTTCGTGTCCAGCGCGCCGCCGGACGGGCGGACCGCTGCCACCATTACGAGCGGCATGAAAGACGCTTCGCCCCTGGTGCGCCGTGCTGCCGCCGCCGCCGCCGCCCGGATCTGCGACCGTACAAACCTGACCATGGAGATTGCGGAGCTGCTGGAGGACCGGGATAGTTCGGTGCGGGAGGCGGCGCTGCATGCCCTGGCACAGTGTGTTTCCGGCAGCGAGCAGTTGATCGCCCCCCTGGCCGAGAGCCTGAGCAGGTCGGACGATCCGGCCCGCCGGCGGGATGCGGCCACGCTCTTCGCCGCCCTGGCCGCGGAGGAGCGGATCGGTGTCCTGCTCAAGGACGAGGATCCCACGGTCCGTGAGGCGGCGGTGAAGGCGATCGGTTCGTTCCAGCTGCATGATTCCTGCACCTACCTCTCCATGGCGCTGGTTGACGAAGACCCCGACGTGCGGATCGCCGCCGCCGAGGCGCTTGGGGTAACGGTCAGTAATTGCGCTTCCATCAGATCCCTGCGGTTGGCGCTCAGGGACCAGGATTCCTGGGTGCAGGCATCCGCGCTGCGCAGTCTGGCCCGGCTGGCCAGCGAACAGATCCTGGAGGATGTCAAGGACCTCTGGCAGCGGGGGGATGAGGTGGCGCAACTGGCCTGCCTGGAAGTACTGGGAAGGATTGCGGCGCCGGAAGGACTGCGGATGGTGGCGGAAAACCTGGGGATGCGCAGCGGAGAAGTGCTGCGGGGATGCATTCAGTTGCTTGCCCGCCATGACTTCACGTTGCTTGAACCCTGGTTCAGCCATATCATCAGCCATCGCAGTTGGGACATCCGCCTGGAGGCGGTGCGGGCCGCCGGCAACCTGCCGCAGCCGGAGCGGACAGCAATACTGGAGGCTGCTCTGGAGCGCGAGGAGCATGAACTGGTCAAGCGGGAACTGCAGTCGGTACTGGCCTATGACAGCACTCCTTGCACCTGA
- a CDS encoding CheR family methyltransferase: MTALLAPEQSIVMTEEEFLLLRDLVYDHCGLWFDSHNSYLLEKRLTRRLVVHNFSTFLEYYQFLKLSRKRTQELDEIMDILTTNETYFFREAFQLKAFSEEIVPELRNSKEKAGTSRTLRIWSAGCSSGEEPYTIAMLLLELPFMRDWKVEIVGTDISQRVLQQARRGVYGQSSFRTTDDYFTRQYFVRQDDGFRISDRVRELVTISHLNLLDQNRIGMLGNFDVVFCRNVIIYFDPAAKKQVVESFHQVLNQGGYLLLGHSESLMNVTTKFMLRHFKNDMVYQKPVNGGVL; this comes from the coding sequence ATGACAGCACTCCTTGCACCTGAGCAGTCAATTGTCATGACCGAGGAGGAGTTCCTCCTGTTGCGTGATCTGGTGTATGATCACTGCGGTCTCTGGTTCGACAGCCACAACTCCTATCTGCTGGAGAAGCGGCTGACTCGCCGGCTCGTCGTGCACAACTTCAGCACCTTCCTTGAGTACTACCAGTTCCTGAAACTGAGTCGCAAGCGGACCCAGGAGCTGGATGAAATCATGGATATCCTGACCACCAACGAGACCTATTTCTTTCGTGAGGCGTTCCAGCTCAAGGCCTTCAGCGAGGAGATCGTCCCGGAACTGCGCAACAGCAAGGAAAAGGCCGGAACCAGCCGCACCCTGCGCATCTGGAGCGCCGGCTGTTCCAGCGGTGAAGAACCCTACACCATCGCCATGCTGCTGCTGGAACTCCCCTTCATGCGCGACTGGAAAGTGGAGATCGTCGGTACCGACATCAGCCAGCGGGTGTTGCAGCAGGCCCGCCGCGGTGTGTACGGACAATCATCCTTCAGGACCACGGATGATTACTTCACCCGTCAATACTTTGTCCGTCAGGACGACGGCTTCCGCATATCCGACCGGGTACGGGAGCTGGTGACCATCAGCCATCTGAACCTGTTGGACCAGAACCGGATCGGCATGCTGGGGAACTTTGACGTGGTCTTCTGCAGGAACGTGATCATTTACTTCGACCCGGCTGCCAAAAAACAGGTGGTGGAATCCTTCCACCAGGTGTTGAACCAGGGGGGGTACCTGCTGCTGGGACACTCGGAATCGCTGATGAACGTGACGACCAAATTCATGCTGCGCCATTTCAAAAACGACATGGTCTACCAGAAGCCGGTCAACGGAGGGGTGCTATGA
- a CDS encoding protein-glutamate methylesterase/protein-glutamine glutaminase: MKPFRVLVVDDSAYSRRTISRMLDNMPQIEVVGYAGDGEEGIRQVIALKPDLVTLDLEMPRMDGFTLLRILTTRFNLPVIVISASSEADKVFRALEMGALDFVAKPERSNTPALNSIELDLAQKVRNVLAARKRTLEQEPEEEPLPPPGRILRPRRRSLELVAIAASTGGPPALQSIFSGYDQSYPFGIVVAQHMPSGFTRAFADRLNRVSHFEVREAEDGDLVQPGLALVAPGGRNMVLQSVGIEVRARILPPDPEDRYLPSADRLFASCAHIYGKRMLAVVLTGMGNDGKEGVVAVKEKGGLVLAESEASAVVYGMPREAAATGCVDRIVPLPGISQSILDLGGF; this comes from the coding sequence ATGAAACCGTTCCGGGTACTGGTCGTGGATGACTCCGCCTACAGTCGCCGCACCATCAGCCGGATGCTGGACAATATGCCGCAGATCGAGGTGGTGGGGTACGCTGGTGACGGCGAAGAGGGAATCCGCCAGGTCATCGCACTTAAGCCGGACTTGGTTACCCTGGACCTGGAAATGCCCCGCATGGACGGTTTCACCCTGCTGCGCATCCTGACCACCCGCTTCAACCTGCCGGTAATCGTGATCAGTGCTTCCAGCGAGGCGGACAAGGTGTTCCGAGCCCTGGAAATGGGGGCGCTTGACTTCGTGGCCAAGCCGGAGCGCAGCAATACCCCGGCACTGAACTCCATTGAACTGGACCTGGCCCAGAAAGTACGCAACGTCCTTGCCGCCCGTAAGCGGACGCTGGAGCAGGAGCCGGAAGAGGAACCGCTCCCGCCGCCGGGACGCATCCTCCGCCCCCGACGTCGCTCTCTGGAGCTGGTGGCCATTGCTGCCTCCACCGGTGGTCCGCCGGCGCTGCAAAGTATTTTCAGCGGCTACGACCAGAGCTACCCCTTCGGCATCGTGGTGGCCCAGCACATGCCGTCAGGATTCACCCGTGCCTTTGCCGACCGCCTGAACCGTGTTTCCCACTTCGAGGTGCGGGAGGCGGAGGATGGTGATCTGGTTCAGCCCGGACTGGCGCTGGTGGCACCCGGCGGCAGAAACATGGTGCTGCAGAGTGTGGGGATCGAGGTACGGGCACGCATCCTCCCGCCGGACCCTGAAGATCGCTACCTTCCGTCGGCTGACCGGCTGTTTGCCTCCTGTGCCCACATCTACGGCAAGCGAATGCTGGCGGTGGTGCTGACCGGCATGGGCAACGACGGTAAGGAGGGGGTTGTGGCGGTCAAGGAAAAGGGCGGGCTGGTACTGGCCGAATCCGAAGCCAGTGCCGTGGTCTACGGCATGCCCCGGGAGGCGGCGGCAACCGGTTGTGTGGACCGGATCGTGCCGCTGCCGGGAATCTCTCAGTCAATTCTTGATCTGGGTGGATTCTGA